The window ACCGAATTGTAATGTGGTTCTCGTTCGAAAAGAATTTGTTAAGTGTAACTAACAAATGCCACTAGTTTGACCCAGAAACACGATATTGGGGATCATGTTCAATTTTGAGATTCCCGTAGGGTTGTGCATCAGCAAAGAGGTGTTCAGTGGTCTTTGGTGGAAGTTGATTTGGTGTAGAGGAGACAAGTTCCGGTAGGCATGTCGACCAGTTTTTCCTATTTCGTCGTGGGGGAGGAGAGGGGATTTGTTTTTAGGCATGATGCCGGACTGGATCCGATTGTTTCCAGATCGGTTTAAACCGGTTTTTGTGTCCTGTTAattgttaatttatttatttatgtctgTAGTGTTATCTAACTGCGGGCCAGAAAAtccaaaatatatatgtataattaattaaacttgattattcattaataaaaaattatagaaaAATCTTAATTCTTGATTTCACTCTTTTATATGTTAGCTAGAGTTATTAGCACAAAAAATACATAACTTTATGATTCAAAAATATCCTCTCAAGCCGCTGGCTCTCGTGGGCCTGTCTTTAGATGAGTTGAATAACCTCAATCCAATTCACTTAAATTGGGTGGCAAAGTAGATCAACCCGATAGACCCAACCCATTACGACGACTCTATTCATATGTCGTGTGTGCCTTGTATTTCTATTCTCAAATTTGGGTTCGTGCATAACTGTTATGACCTTTATGTGAGGCACACAGCTGCTTCTTTTTGGAGTCCAAGACTGCAAAAGAAAGGGACCTTGTAAACAGAGAATCAGGGGGTTCCCACTGGAGCTCTAATATTTTTATCCAAGCTGAACTTAAGCTTCCGTCCAAATATGAAATttcaaacaaaaaattaaaattatatagaTCCATATTGCAAATATTAAGCACATCAAGAAGTTAAAAAGAAATGTGTAGTTGGATTTAATATAtgtaattaaaaataaagataaaacaTCCTCCCCATTTCACTTTATATATACTTCATTACATTTgatgcattcaaaatatttaaatatcccctaaaaataacattaacaagaaaaaaaactaaaatcacAGTTTCTGCGGTCACAAGCTAAATGATACAAACAGATGAAACTCATTCCAAGGACTTGTACTATTCTAGCAATCGTCTGTGTTTACACCAGGCAATGGCAATCACATACAAGAAAAGAGTGCCAATAGAACTCCCTCCAACGGTCCAAAGAAATCGATTCATTCCATTTATTTCATCATTGAACAGTTCGATGTTGATGTTCATGCCAAAAATCCCGGCCACGACAACAAAAGCACTCACCACAAGCGTTGCTGTAGTCAGCATCACCCCCATTTGAAGCAGATGATTTTGCTTGTCATCCAACATAATATTGATGTAATCTTCTGTGTCATCGACATACTCCCTCAGCTTTGGAAAAACATTGTGACGTGAGTATAAGGTAATGTTAGAAGACAATCTCTTTATGTGAAAACATATGACCAAGCATTTGACAATGAATAAAAACAATAGTTGGTAGTACAAGATAACACAAATCTTTTAGATGGTATAACGATCTAAACGCCTCATTTCTATTATTATGTCATATACAGTCCAAGCAATTGTTACAATTTACAACCCAACATAGAGTAACCAATTTTCTAAGCCAAAAGATCGCAAAATTTTTGGAAAGGAAAAATTTCGACTAAGAAAGAAGGAAACAACCCCTTGAGTTTTCCATGATATATGCCAACTGGACCACTATGCCAACCCTTGAGCAAATTTCGATCAAAATTTCAGTCATTAAGTTCCAAAACGATTATATTCCTCCAATCAAGTGATACACACAAAAAATGGCAACATAATTGTCATTAATACACCAACAGAATATCACCCAGGTAACAACTCAGAACCCAAACTCTGATCCATGAAGCAACAACAAAATAATAGTCGTAAAGGAAAGTAAATGAGGAGGGATCGAACAAAGTCTTGTCGGTACAATAAAGgtaaaatcaatatatatatatatatatatatatatatatatatatatatatatatatatatataatgataaaAAGATGAGTAACATACCGTGGATAACTTGTTCAGTGTACCATCAATCTGAACAAAGTATGCCTCTAACAGCATCTCGAGCTCCTCTACATCAAGGTTCTTGGTTATAGCACTATGTGTACTTGTGTGGGTGCCATGGCTGCCTCTGCTAAGAGCATTAGTGCCACCATAAAACTGAGCATGGCGGTTGTCTATCTGCTGGAGATCGCCATCAGAAACAATGGAATTTTCATTCCCCTCGACTAAAATTTCAGCTGGATTCCTGAAGAACGCGAGAGCAGAGCTGTAAGTGTACCTTTCAAGTAGCAAACTAAACAGCAAATTCCATATTTGGTAATTTGAAACATCTCATGTGTATTATGGACAGTTTGGACACGGTCTTACAGTAGAATTTGACCTCAAAATGTATTTATCGTGTGGGAACTTTTTAAATTGGTGAATCAAAAAAATACTAGAAAGTTCTATGTTTGGATATGATAACGAAAAATAAAGTTTTCAGATGTTTTCAAGCGAAGCTAAAGGAAAAGCTACAAAATCCACCTTTTCAAACTTCTTGATTTTGGCTCTTTAAAAGTATAAACCCAACCGAACCCCAccttttaataaattatttgttcttttttttaaaaaaaaaatagtttttcttAAGAAATACTCTCCATCCAAATGAATTCATATCAAAACAATACCAGCTTCACTTGCCTATCATCCACATCTGAGTTAACTTCTTCATCAATGACATCTTGCTCGTTTATGGAAGAGACGGATGTATTTTCAAGCTGCAATTTTTCTGTTAAATACATCTCTGCCatgtcatcatcatcatctagCAAATGCTCTAGCTCATCCCTTACCTGGTGTACATATTACAATCTCTAGttcaaagaaaaatgaaacatgcTTTCGTTCACCACTATTATGCAGCATATCAATAAATCAGCAAGATTCagcaaacaaataatttctcAAAAGAAAGGTTCTCCAATTTCAGTTTGTAAtagataaaattggtttaaaGCACGCAAGAAATATATAGGCATGACACTCAGAGAGAAGTTAAAGTATGAATATATCAAACAAGTGCTTGAAACCAATTTAGACTAAATATTCAGCGTTGCACAGCAGCTACAATAGATGATGAATGGAGAAAAAAGATGATTTAATTCATGAGAAAAAATTACAAGCATCTAAGTAATAGTGTCACTCTATGATTACAGAAGGGACTAAGTTTCCAATTATACAAAAAGTGAAAAGTCACATCAGCTAATACTGTTTCATTTACGATGCTTTCAGCCTTAAATTTTGGATGATCGTAGTTAAAGCATACACAAAAAAAGGTCAACAAGCAAGGAAGGATCGTGAATCATGTTTCATCAAGTAAAAAGTATTGGCTACCAAGATATCAGCATAAATAAATTCagcaaaacatttttttaaccAAAAGGATCAATGATAGCTAAtagtaaagaaaattttaagatgGGAGAACATCAAAATGCTAAACCTTTTGAACACGTCCAGTAATAGCAACCAAGCGGCTCTTAATTTGCCGTACACGTTCCAAATTGAGAGTACTGATTTTTGAAGTTAATTTATCCAAGGCTGGATGTGCTTCTTGTTCCAATGTCCTTGCctacaaaaaagaaaaattataagAACAACCTAGAAAAAAGAATCAATAATTAGAATTAAAGCATTTGAATTGAAGTTTCAAACCTCATTATCCAAGCTACCGCATGCCGCTTCTAGGCATGCCTCCAAAGCAACAAACTCAAAGGGCAAAAGCTTTGGCCCATCTCGGTTTTCCAAAGATGGTTCTCTCCCATCGACTTTTCCCGATTCATCCTTGATTGGGAAGTTCTTAGAATTATTCTGAGGACTTATAGGCCTGGATTGAGGCCCTTCCAAATCATACAAACTTGTCCAGTCCGCATTCTCACCATCCCCAGATTCCTTAATCACCACCACATCATGTCATCATACAAATATAAATCTTCCATAATTCTttatgtatcaaatcagaaatttAAATGGAGCAAGTCCCCATTTCACCACACATGCTAATCATTCAAAGATAAATGAACCAAGCCCATAACAGGAGACAGGAAACCACAAGCAAAAGACTGCGGGAGCACATCTAAGAATTTAGTCAAAGACAGTATCAACCTATCAGAGGGTCACTTCCATTTTAACATAAGTAAACTTCTTTTTGTTTAAACTTGTTGCACACACTTGCCCGCCCTTAGCTTAAACACCAATACATTCTAAACTAGGAAAATATCTCACGAAAGAATTTGCTTGATGTCCATTATGATTCAATTATTTCAATCCCAACAGATAATATGTTTATTTACGTTCAATCAAACAAATTGTAGCATCATAAATTCTTCAAAATGCCAAACATGAAACTTTAAATGCCTACATACATGATGGATTAGATATGGGGGAGAAAGGGGACCTGAGACTTGATAGCCTGGTGATGACGCAATA is drawn from Primulina eburnea isolate SZY01 chromosome 10, ASM2296580v1, whole genome shotgun sequence and contains these coding sequences:
- the LOC140842625 gene encoding magnesium transporter MRS2-3 → MRGTPPPPKPPVPSQAEEDGSGEPLLRSAPGGGGGVGIGVGIRKKAVGVRAWLLLESNGQAQVVEAGKHAIMKRTGLPARDLRILDPLLSYPSTVLGRERAIVINLEHIKAIITAQEVLLLNSKDPSVSPFVDELQRRLLRHHQAIKSQESGDGENADWTSLYDLEGPQSRPISPQNNSKNFPIKDESGKVDGREPSLENRDGPKLLPFEFVALEACLEAACGSLDNEARTLEQEAHPALDKLTSKISTLNLERVRQIKSRLVAITGRVQKVRDELEHLLDDDDDMAEMYLTEKLQLENTSVSSINEQDVIDEEVNSDVDDRNPAEILVEGNENSIVSDGDLQQIDNRHAQFYGGTNALSRGSHGTHTSTHSAITKNLDVEELEMLLEAYFVQIDGTLNKLSTLREYVDDTEDYINIMLDDKQNHLLQMGVMLTTATLVVSAFVVVAGIFGMNINIELFNDEINGMNRFLWTVGGSSIGTLFLYVIAIAWCKHRRLLE